The sequence below is a genomic window from Aureispira sp. CCB-E.
GCATTCTCAACATAAGGCTGTACCAGCATCGTTGGAATTTCGATGTTATAACTATCTATAGTGTCAGCAAACCTGATGGAGTAACTAAAATCTTCCTCCATCCTAACAGCTTCCAATTCTAGGTAAAGTTGAAGAGAATCAACTTCTTCTTTTAGAGAGAGTTGCCCTTCTTGGCTATGATTTAGATATAGACGCATCAAATCAGAGAACATTCCCAAATAATCACTTGCCAACTCACGTTCATTTCGAATAATGTAGTCCTGAATGGAATTTAAAGCATTGAACATAAAATGTGGATTCAACTGTGCTTTTAGTGCTTTTAGTTCAGAAATTCGAATGTCCCTTTCCAAACGAGAACGCTCTAGTTTTTCCTTATTTTGAGCTTTTATTTTATTAATCTGAATTTTATAAATCCAACTAATGATCGCAATCACTAAAAGTATTATAACAGCAATAAACCACCCTTTCATATAAAGTGGTGTTCTAATGTGAAAGAGGACATTAATTGGTTTGGAACGTGTGCCATCTGCTTTCACAAAAACGGCTTGAAAAGTGTAGTTCCCAGGGTTTAGATCAGGATAATTCACTCTATTGCCCGCACTAGAGACATTATTCCAGCCTTTTTCCACGCCTAGCAAGCGGTATTCGTACCGAAAATCATTTTGGCTTCGGAAAGAAATTCCTCTAAATTGCAGTTTGAGTGTATTTTGATCATAAGGCAAGTCATAATGATTGTTGAGTGGATAAATAGAGTCGTTGATCATAATTTGAGTCATCTTCAGAACCGTTTGTTTGCCTCTTGCTTTTAAGTTGACAGGCATTGAAACCAACCCTTTTCTAGTCGCTATATAGATCGTATCTTTGACAAAAGCGATATCCAGTACGTTCCAAGAAGGCAAATTATTTCCTTTGTCCCAAATTTTAAGCGAATCAGACACTAGATTATACTGAAGAATACCACTCTCGCTTACAACCCATAAAATACTATCTTTAATTTTTAGCTTTTGTATTTCATTGTAAGTCTCTATTCCGTCAATTTTCACATGTTTAATAACTTTCTTATTTTGAATACAATACATACCATCTTTTAGAGTTCCTACCCAGAAAGTAGTATCATTCAATGCTTCCATGTAAGTTGCTATAATATCCTTTCCATTGTTATCTTTGACATCATACTGAATCCCATTCTCATAATACCTTAACCCTGTTGTAGTCCCTACCCAAATTGTATACTCAGGATGCCCCTGAAACAAGGTAGAATAGGTTCGTGTAGAACCTTTTGTTAGATAATAATGATTGTATTTTGATTGTTTTCGAGTTTTATATTTTTGCCACGTTTCTGTATTTTTCCAACTTAAAGGCAAGTGAACACTTCCTAAATTATTGGTATCGGCAGCATATAAAATCGCACCATGCCCCATTGCAACAATTACATTCCCCAAGGGATCAAAAGTCATGTCATATACGGCCGATCCTGCAAATTTTGTTGATTTAAATTCTTGTTTCGAAGGGTTAAAAATATGAGTTGCCAGTTCTGCGGCTATCCAATACTCATTTTTTTTATCGTTGTAAATAATAAACTGAATTCTCTTGTTAATTGGAAACGAATAATTGAACAAAATTTTACTGCGAATAGGATCCCAATAAACAATACTTCCATCGTCGTAGCCTAACAATAAATTTCCGTGATGATCCGCCTCAATTTGATAAATTGTTTTTTCCTCCGATAGCTTACTATAAATCCGCAATCCCAATTGAGGGACAAAAAACAAACCTTTTTCTAATGATCCAATCCAAAGATTTCCTTCTTGGTCAAAAAAAGAATCGCTTAGTATTTTCCCCTTAAAAAAGTGCTGTACAGTATTCGTTAATATATTCCAAATAAACAACCCTTCCGAAGTAGCCAAATAGAGCGTATGTTCATCAACAATTTTTATTTTATTGATAATCAAGTTCATTCCATATTGCTCTAAGATAGGTGGAAAGTGAATGGCTTTCACAGCTTTACCTTCTACAGCATAAACAAACGGAATTTTTACTCCATCTTTTAGAAATGATCCGTTGGAACTAGTCCAGTTTTTATCCATATATTTATTGACATAAATCAGTTCTAAAGTCTCGTTTTTCACAAAAGAAAACTTAGGATACCTTCTAGGAGTTGTTGTACTTGCTGACACATAAAAACATTCTGGACATTCAAAAGGTATTGTTTGTTCTTTTTCTTTGTAATAAGGACCTTTTAATCCATGCAAAAAAATCTTTTCGTGATTGTTCAAAAAGTAATAAATCCCCTCCGATTTTTTCAACGTTCTTTTTTTAATATCATACAGCCAAGTTTCTGATTTAGATTCAATTTTTAATACGTCTTCTTCCAAAACCAAATCTTGAATGACTCTACCACCTCTTTTTTGTTCCCATATATCTAATAAGTGAAGTTTTTCTTGTTGAATATAGTAAATTTGTCCAGCAAAATTATGACACCAAATAGTTTGGTTGGAGTCCTCATAAATCGCTGTAATAGACCTATTTCTTGCCTCTGGCACTTTATACTTTTTAAACGCAACTCCATCAAAACTAACCAAACCTTTATCACATCCTACCCAAAGCAGACCATTGCTTGCTTCTTTGATCCAGTACACTTCATCTGATGGGAGACCATCTTCAAAAGTATAGTTAAACGTGTACATAGATTGGCCTTCAAGAGCTGACGATAAAGTAGTACAAGCCCCCCATAAAATGAGCATGCATACTCTATAACAAATTATTGATTTCATATCTAGACGTTACAGTAGACTTCTGGTCTAAAAAAAGCAGCTATTCATCTGACTTTTATTTTTTTTGAGGCTTCCTATTTGAATAGTTACTTTGAGTTTAGTATTTTAGAATTAGCTGTTCAGGCTTGCATCGAATAATAAATCTTCTTTTTACAAAAAAAATGAGTTCATCTAATAAAACCAAGCAGCACTACTAAAACATATTCAATTAATTATCAAAACAATACCTTTAACACACATTTGCCCCGTTAAAAACCAATTAGAACCATCCAACGCCAGTCATTACAAAATATTATTAACACAAAGTATATGAATATTTGTACAAATATTTTATTTCTAATTCTATTTACTTTTTTATTTCAAGCAGAAACGGAAGCACAACGTAAATACAACATTTATTGGGTTAGTTTTAAAGATAAAAAAAACAATCCATATAGTATTTTTCACCCTCAAGAATATTTGTCTGCCAGGGCAATAGAGAGAAGAAATCGCTTTGGCATTGCTATTGATGAATCAGACTTACCTGTCAATCCTCAATACCTAGAACCTATTCTAATCAAAGGCTTCAAGATTCATGCTACGTCAAAATGGCTCAATGGCGTCGCAGTTATCACAGAATCGGCTAGTACAGATGTCGAAGATTTAAAAAGCTTTGAATTTGTAAAGGAGGTTTTTCCTATCGGTTATAAAAGGGAACCTCAACCACCCAAATCTATTGGGCAAAGAGAATACAAAGATTCCTACAAAACCAAAAGCAATTATTATGGTATGGGCAAAAACCAAATCAATATGCTCAAAGGGGAATATTTGCACAAAATGGGTTATGAAGGGCAAGAAATGCATATTGCGATCATGGATGGGGGCTTTGAGGGCATGCCTGAAACACCTGGTTTTGATAGCCTCTTTGTCAATCAGCAAATACTAGGCACACACGATTTTGTAGAGGGAGATGATTATGTTTTTGAGTCTTCGAGTCATGGTAGAAATGTTGCTTCTTGTATGGCTGCCAATATGCCCTATCTTTTTGTCGGAACAGCTCCCAAAGCAAAATACTACCTTTTTAAAACCGAAGATGTAAAAGGAGAATATTGGATCGAAGAATACAACTGGGTGGCAGCAATAGAACGTGCCGACCAGCTGGGTGTTGATGTCGTCAATTCTTCCTTGGGATATTATGATTTTGATGATAATGACATGGACTATGGTTATGTAGATATTGATGGTAAAACATCTGCTATGACTAAAGCGGCAAGTTTTGCAGCTCAAAAAGGCATGTTGGTAGTAACTAGTGCTGGTAATGAGGGAAATGACAAATGGAAACACATTACCGTTCCTGGGGAC
It includes:
- a CDS encoding histidine kinase codes for the protein MYTFNYTFEDGLPSDEVYWIKEASNGLLWVGCDKGLVSFDGVAFKKYKVPEARNRSITAIYEDSNQTIWCHNFAGQIYYIQQEKLHLLDIWEQKRGGRVIQDLVLEEDVLKIESKSETWLYDIKKRTLKKSEGIYYFLNNHEKIFLHGLKGPYYKEKEQTIPFECPECFYVSASTTTPRRYPKFSFVKNETLELIYVNKYMDKNWTSSNGSFLKDGVKIPFVYAVEGKAVKAIHFPPILEQYGMNLIINKIKIVDEHTLYLATSEGLFIWNILTNTVQHFFKGKILSDSFFDQEGNLWIGSLEKGLFFVPQLGLRIYSKLSEEKTIYQIEADHHGNLLLGYDDGSIVYWDPIRSKILFNYSFPINKRIQFIIYNDKKNEYWIAAELATHIFNPSKQEFKSTKFAGSAVYDMTFDPLGNVIVAMGHGAILYAADTNNLGSVHLPLSWKNTETWQKYKTRKQSKYNHYYLTKGSTRTYSTLFQGHPEYTIWVGTTTGLRYYENGIQYDVKDNNGKDIIATYMEALNDTTFWVGTLKDGMYCIQNKKVIKHVKIDGIETYNEIQKLKIKDSILWVVSESGILQYNLVSDSLKIWDKGNNLPSWNVLDIAFVKDTIYIATRKGLVSMPVNLKARGKQTVLKMTQIMINDSIYPLNNHYDLPYDQNTLKLQFRGISFRSQNDFRYEYRLLGVEKGWNNVSSAGNRVNYPDLNPGNYTFQAVFVKADGTRSKPINVLFHIRTPLYMKGWFIAVIILLVIAIISWIYKIQINKIKAQNKEKLERSRLERDIRISELKALKAQLNPHFMFNALNSIQDYIIRNERELASDYLGMFSDLMRLYLNHSQEGQLSLKEEVDSLQLYLELEAVRMEEDFSYSIRFADTIDSYNIEIPTMLVQPYVENAIKHGLFRKKGAKQLEIVFEQDSTNSILAIIRDNGIGRAAAARYTKQRMNRHKSFATVANNSRLELLNYGQPNSIKAKIIDLVDDNGEPLGTEVRISIPIKM
- a CDS encoding S8 family serine peptidase gives rise to the protein MNICTNILFLILFTFLFQAETEAQRKYNIYWVSFKDKKNNPYSIFHPQEYLSARAIERRNRFGIAIDESDLPVNPQYLEPILIKGFKIHATSKWLNGVAVITESASTDVEDLKSFEFVKEVFPIGYKREPQPPKSIGQREYKDSYKTKSNYYGMGKNQINMLKGEYLHKMGYEGQEMHIAIMDGGFEGMPETPGFDSLFVNQQILGTHDFVEGDDYVFESSSHGRNVASCMAANMPYLFVGTAPKAKYYLFKTEDVKGEYWIEEYNWVAAIERADQLGVDVVNSSLGYYDFDDNDMDYGYVDIDGKTSAMTKAASFAAQKGMLVVTSAGNEGNDKWKHITVPGDADSVLTVGAVDRDGYHAKFSSYGFEEKPIIKPNVVARGAIAVVAAKKRYDTSYSNGTSFSAPIMAGMVSSLWQAFPEHNNMEIIHTLEEHGHYKDKPDNAYGYGVPDFWAAYKSLRKSVVELQPKQAYYYHLTNVKDHLDIFMSNVSAYKAQVSLHNTVGKLLHQETTIFKTKFDKLLWYQTVPNWKDLPDGVYFVTIELDGFVQRILITK